Proteins found in one Leptospira terpstrae serovar Hualin str. LT 11-33 = ATCC 700639 genomic segment:
- a CDS encoding LIC_13355 family lipoprotein — MKTKSDHSIRYLMIILLFLNLINCSPKPKNNQVELLALLGSNQITNNTRLNCPSGILPTGIPIADTVVSANSNVSGFNDSSKAINGICGGGDLSGSLDVYALNLTGAGATLVLSWGGKTVKNIAGNDFIVYENSFRVTESNDRYAFDPMVVQVSFNGTNYCGFDISGFNSSVADSNKISSWPGFGGLRPVLYNMSSNPLSLEQLFTSTGSGFLLGGGDGFNIDDLITNVSCDTTVLNNIKTLGFKFIKMTSASAVTDPNTGLGYVYPHSYNNGSDIDGVVAKSIE; from the coding sequence ATGAAAACAAAATCCGATCATTCCATTAGATATCTAATGATAATATTACTATTCTTAAATTTGATTAATTGTTCACCAAAGCCAAAAAACAACCAAGTTGAACTCTTAGCGCTATTAGGCTCCAATCAAATTACGAATAATACAAGACTTAATTGTCCGTCAGGAATTTTGCCTACTGGAATTCCTATTGCAGATACAGTTGTTTCGGCAAATTCAAATGTGAGTGGATTCAATGATTCCTCTAAGGCAATCAACGGTATCTGTGGAGGTGGAGATCTTTCCGGATCGTTAGATGTATATGCTTTAAACTTAACAGGAGCAGGCGCAACATTAGTTTTATCCTGGGGAGGGAAAACAGTTAAGAATATTGCTGGAAATGATTTTATAGTTTATGAAAACTCATTTCGAGTCACAGAAAGTAACGACCGTTATGCCTTCGATCCGATGGTAGTGCAGGTATCTTTTAATGGTACCAATTATTGCGGTTTTGATATCAGTGGATTCAATTCCTCTGTCGCAGACAGTAATAAAATTTCTTCCTGGCCTGGTTTCGGTGGGCTTAGACCAGTTCTCTATAATATGAGCTCCAATCCTTTGTCATTAGAACAACTGTTTACGTCGACGGGAAGTGGATTTTTATTAGGTGGTGGAGATGGATTCAATATAGACGATTTAATTACAAATGTGAGTTGCGATACTACAGTATTAAACAATATCAAAACACTAGGATTCAAATTTATTAAAATGACATCAGCATCGGCAGTCACTGATCCGAACACAGGTTTGGGATATGTTTACCCACATTCCTATAATAATGGATCCGATATTGATGGTGTGGTTGCCAAGTCTATAGAATAA
- a CDS encoding cytochrome-c peroxidase, whose amino-acid sequence MVSPPLIRSDKQKLNLLFLCLIHIISASCNILTNESNKNYITNSLVSLSISSNIMYAMEIQAVAREKIGQLPSFVPGSETDSIAKISLGNKLFRDNKLSSNHVQSCLTCHPIDGTAAGMDRQSTSRGTFGQLGKRNTPTILNVGFLPIIFWDGRRDTLINQATDPFINPLEMSLPSESELLSRVQNDSSYTAFFANAFPDSPTPSIHSIRLALVAFENSLVSKSRFDDFIESNSFALNKDELDGLKTYLEVGCTNCHNKNLLGGSQFAKLDTVHSYNPNDFGRSEFTGNPSDNYFFKVPPLRNVALTAPYFHDGSVPTLKEAVRRMNHYQLNRPMNDSEIEMIVNFLKSLSDKTKIN is encoded by the coding sequence ATGGTTTCACCTCCATTAATTCGTTCAGACAAACAAAAACTTAATCTACTATTTTTATGTTTAATACATATAATATCTGCTAGTTGCAATATTCTAACTAATGAATCAAACAAAAATTATATAACCAATAGTTTGGTTTCTTTAAGTATCTCATCAAACATTATGTATGCAATGGAAATCCAGGCTGTTGCCAGAGAAAAAATTGGTCAATTACCGAGCTTTGTTCCAGGTTCTGAAACAGATTCAATTGCCAAAATTAGTTTAGGTAACAAACTTTTTAGAGATAACAAACTTTCATCTAATCATGTGCAATCCTGTTTGACCTGCCATCCAATTGATGGAACTGCTGCAGGTATGGATCGACAATCCACTTCACGAGGAACGTTTGGCCAACTGGGAAAAAGAAACACTCCTACGATTCTTAACGTTGGCTTTTTACCTATAATTTTTTGGGATGGAAGAAGAGATACATTAATCAACCAAGCAACGGACCCATTCATTAATCCTTTAGAGATGTCACTACCATCGGAATCCGAATTATTATCTCGTGTTCAAAACGATTCAAGTTATACAGCTTTTTTTGCAAATGCTTTTCCCGATTCGCCAACTCCAAGTATTCATTCCATTCGACTTGCATTAGTTGCCTTTGAAAATTCTCTTGTATCAAAATCAAGATTTGATGATTTTATAGAGTCTAATTCGTTTGCTCTCAATAAAGATGAGTTAGACGGATTAAAAACATATCTTGAGGTAGGATGTACAAACTGTCACAACAAAAACCTACTTGGCGGATCACAATTTGCTAAATTAGATACTGTGCATTCATACAATCCTAATGATTTTGGAAGATCTGAATTTACTGGAAATCCGTCAGACAATTATTTCTTTAAAGTACCACCTCTTCGAAACGTAGCATTAACGGCACCCTACTTTCATGATGGTAGCGTACCTACTCTCAAAGAAGCTGTCCGACGGATGAATCATTACCAACTGAACCGACCGATGAATGATTCAGAGATCGAAATGATTGTTAACTTCCTAAAATCATTGTCAGATAAAACAAAGATAAACTAA
- a CDS encoding methyl-accepting chemotaxis protein, whose translation MTKFLSKFSIQTRLLLLPIPLIASLFIILLILVRSLNGNIEFSEKEQLGIQTLKPIYLAYREGLERLKIGQENTDDLVPLIKSAQSKIKETDLLPNETKELSTWNQYTKIKSFDQPTATKFLYDTQELALKIGDFSNLILDPEVNSYYQMEIIFFRVPEILKNVGVLKEVTREEYSSANYNTKQYSSSSFTKALISINSIETTCNEIQKSYTKSVEDPSPYVGELKKATEDSKITCENYIRELKDTFILTKVKPNSAEKLFATIHKGTLIAGGIQNSSIAILEKLVNDRIQLLSFQRNINIILVLISLLISSLFVIFIFRSISNPLTTVLSKVNELSSGEADLTKTLPNFGNNEIGKITNSINLFLKNLNHIMNQLKISVSDAEKVSYKLKQDAISVSDNASSLASISEESAASLEELTTSFEIMFEFITNETKNIVKITEEMKKIEGSIFNIEKALFQLTDQSITSTNLANFGNVSIQNTDNAMTEIRSVTKEITGIVDLITEISERTNLLALNASIEAARAGDAGMGFAVVAEEISKLADKTQSSVKNIKRLIDKSNSVVIIGANHVHETVNALSEIVEQSNRMQSGVDHLKGEMTIQTNSLINVTTELNGLQEMAETIEFSSREQKKASEDMVNTINTLSGSAQELANNSEDLNQVSQKIGEIAGTIAAVTNSFHTN comes from the coding sequence ATGACAAAATTTCTTTCAAAGTTTTCCATTCAGACCAGACTCTTGCTGCTACCGATTCCTCTCATTGCATCACTATTCATCATTTTGCTTATTTTAGTACGTTCACTGAATGGGAACATTGAGTTCTCCGAAAAAGAACAATTAGGAATCCAAACACTAAAACCAATCTATCTGGCTTATAGAGAAGGTTTAGAAAGGCTAAAGATTGGACAAGAAAACACGGATGATTTGGTTCCTCTAATCAAATCTGCTCAATCTAAAATTAAAGAAACAGACCTTCTCCCAAACGAAACAAAAGAACTTTCTACTTGGAATCAATATACAAAAATCAAAAGTTTTGACCAACCCACAGCAACAAAGTTTCTCTATGACACACAAGAACTTGCTTTGAAAATTGGCGATTTTTCTAATCTAATTCTTGATCCGGAAGTTAACTCTTATTACCAAATGGAAATTATTTTCTTTCGAGTACCTGAGATACTAAAAAACGTAGGAGTTTTAAAAGAAGTAACTCGTGAAGAGTATTCGAGTGCTAATTACAATACCAAACAATATTCTAGCAGTAGTTTTACCAAAGCCTTGATTTCCATTAATTCTATTGAAACCACATGCAATGAAATTCAAAAATCCTATACAAAATCCGTCGAAGATCCTTCTCCTTATGTTGGAGAACTAAAAAAGGCAACTGAGGATTCTAAAATCACTTGTGAAAACTATATCCGAGAACTGAAAGATACATTCATCTTAACAAAAGTTAAACCAAATTCAGCAGAGAAGTTATTTGCAACTATCCATAAAGGGACTTTGATCGCAGGTGGAATCCAAAACAGTTCCATCGCAATATTAGAAAAGTTAGTAAACGATAGGATCCAATTATTATCTTTCCAGAGGAATATAAACATTATTTTAGTTTTGATTTCTTTACTTATCTCTAGTTTATTTGTTATATTCATATTTAGAAGTATCAGCAATCCATTAACAACTGTTCTTTCTAAAGTAAACGAACTTTCCAGCGGAGAGGCAGATTTAACAAAAACACTTCCTAATTTTGGAAACAATGAAATAGGGAAAATTACAAATTCGATCAATCTTTTTTTGAAAAACCTCAATCATATCATGAACCAACTAAAAATCTCGGTAAGTGACGCAGAGAAAGTTTCATATAAATTAAAACAAGATGCAATTTCTGTTTCAGACAATGCATCCTCCCTTGCTTCCATCTCGGAAGAATCTGCGGCATCTCTAGAAGAACTAACAACTTCATTTGAAATTATGTTTGAATTCATTACAAATGAAACGAAAAACATTGTTAAAATTACAGAGGAAATGAAGAAAATAGAAGGCTCTATTTTTAATATTGAAAAAGCTCTTTTTCAGTTAACGGATCAATCTATTACGTCAACAAACTTAGCTAATTTTGGTAATGTTTCCATTCAAAATACTGACAATGCTATGACTGAAATTCGTTCCGTAACAAAAGAAATCACGGGTATTGTAGATCTGATCACCGAAATTTCAGAACGGACCAACTTACTCGCATTAAACGCAAGTATTGAAGCTGCTCGTGCTGGTGATGCGGGGATGGGTTTTGCCGTAGTAGCTGAAGAAATTTCTAAATTGGCTGATAAAACACAATCGTCAGTCAAAAACATAAAACGACTCATTGATAAAAGTAACTCTGTTGTAATCATTGGGGCAAACCATGTACATGAAACTGTTAATGCACTTAGCGAAATTGTAGAACAATCCAATAGAATGCAATCTGGTGTAGACCACTTGAAAGGCGAAATGACAATACAAACGAATAGTTTAATCAATGTCACGACAGAGCTTAACGGATTGCAAGAAATGGCGGAAACTATTGAGTTTTCTAGTCGGGAGCAAAAAAAAGCTTCGGAAGATATGGTTAACACTATCAATACTCTTTCCGGTAGTGCCCAAGAACTTGCTAATAATTCAGAAGATTTAAATCAAGTCAGTCAAAAAATTGGTGAAATTGCTGGAACAATTGCAGCAGTAACAAATTCCTTTCACACAAATTAA
- a CDS encoding outer membrane beta-barrel protein, producing MRNKYTLLATIVATLFSQASLFAQDKKEKDKSWYELVNFSGYVDVYYNYTSNNRQGATQDTAGTFHQYNKQFAVNAVKLSMEKLADKESPWGFRLDMQNGQNNMYQERPYQTTNSLHNMQLLQQAYVSAYFPVLKGLTVDVGKMATHIGLEVLDSKDNIAYTIGYVFYNTIPFIHTGARANLQVNDRLSTSLYLYNSAQGTGYTGNGQQFGYSGLAAYGDAAGGSSLTSTQQHAYADGPNPTRAIGTQVKYDLVPDKFQVVWNTLQANDNIKGRQNNALYYLEQSTGTSFPKQSAFKTDHWMIQNLILIFKPTDKLTTIFDYTYGERTGQTNTAAYGYEASGVTKAKLDAALPGLVPDLDPGLVAAGFTKDTSFTRENKIKRVYQTYQLQAKYQFTNFFALGFRFEYLDDKRYGGSLAVNPPLFAVTPADRYDLKFQDSIGARAVTNYGQIKTLTFTPTFDLTENLQVKVDLRRDWGPGQQFIDTSGRPASHQNGIIVGMVAKF from the coding sequence ATGAGAAATAAATACACTCTGTTGGCGACGATCGTTGCTACCTTATTTTCCCAGGCTTCCCTTTTTGCTCAGGATAAAAAGGAAAAGGATAAGTCTTGGTATGAGTTGGTAAATTTTTCCGGATATGTGGATGTATACTATAACTATACTTCAAACAACCGGCAAGGGGCTACCCAAGATACAGCGGGTACTTTTCACCAATACAACAAGCAGTTTGCTGTGAATGCAGTTAAACTCTCTATGGAGAAGTTGGCGGATAAAGAAAGTCCATGGGGTTTCCGTTTGGATATGCAAAACGGACAAAACAACATGTACCAAGAACGTCCGTATCAAACAACAAACTCGCTTCATAATATGCAGTTGTTACAACAAGCTTATGTTTCAGCATACTTCCCAGTACTCAAAGGGTTGACTGTTGACGTAGGTAAGATGGCAACCCATATTGGACTCGAAGTTTTAGACTCGAAAGACAACATTGCTTACACCATTGGGTATGTGTTCTACAATACAATCCCCTTCATTCACACCGGTGCACGAGCTAACTTACAAGTAAACGATAGACTTTCAACAAGTTTATATCTTTACAATAGTGCGCAAGGAACTGGTTACACTGGTAACGGTCAACAATTTGGTTACAGTGGATTGGCAGCTTACGGTGATGCAGCAGGTGGATCTAGTTTAACTAGCACTCAACAACATGCTTATGCTGATGGTCCAAACCCTACTAGAGCGATTGGAACACAAGTAAAGTATGATTTAGTACCTGATAAATTCCAAGTAGTATGGAACACATTGCAAGCCAACGATAACATCAAAGGTAGACAAAACAATGCTCTTTACTATCTTGAGCAGTCAACTGGAACTTCTTTTCCAAAACAATCTGCTTTCAAAACTGACCATTGGATGATCCAAAACTTGATTTTGATCTTCAAACCAACTGACAAATTGACTACTATCTTTGACTATACTTACGGTGAAAGAACTGGTCAAACAAACACAGCTGCGTATGGATATGAAGCAAGTGGAGTGACTAAAGCAAAATTAGATGCTGCACTACCAGGTTTAGTTCCTGATTTAGATCCAGGTTTAGTTGCTGCTGGTTTCACAAAAGACACTAGTTTCACTCGTGAAAACAAAATCAAAAGAGTTTACCAAACTTACCAACTACAAGCGAAGTACCAATTTACAAACTTCTTTGCACTTGGTTTCCGTTTTGAGTATCTTGATGACAAACGTTACGGTGGGTCACTTGCTGTAAACCCTCCTCTATTTGCAGTTACACCTGCAGACAGATATGACCTCAAGTTCCAAGATTCCATTGGTGCAAGAGCAGTTACTAACTACGGTCAAATCAAAACTCTCACTTTCACACCTACTTTCGACTTAACGGAAAACCTCCAAGTAAAAGTAGACTTAAGAAGAGATTGGGGTCCTGGTCAACAGTTCATCGATACTTCTGGAAGACCGGCTTCTCACCAAAACGGTATCATCGTCGGTATGGTAGCAAAATTCTAA
- a CDS encoding CCA tRNA nucleotidyltransferase, whose translation MPIDIHSLVPAKFLTHLLQIDSALKGAGFECYLVGGSVRDLVMGKIPKEYDLTTNAEPKQVKKLFRTVIDTGIEHGTVTVVLDKINYEITTYRIDKDYSDGRRPDHVEFGTTLSEDLKRRDFTMNALAFDLQTGHLVDEHLGIRDIELKTIRTIGNPILRFTEDGLRPIRALRFASTLDFLIEPETKKAIHETKHITKKISLERFQDEVLKSFLGPYPSRMIQLLAEESIFQIFLPNLPPQLFPNHNILKKLDQTSKDFIGIQLALAFFSFLNQSSLKELETILRTLKFSGQNTKDCLLFFEFLTKWEKNQTTPNIDEFTIKKEYLAPVKRHFQSRFSIDNEFIFKLKPIFGEITSQMVRIWEEEPPLLLTDMKINGNHLAETYPQLAKTNYGMVLNYLLDLVLHSPKENEYSRLLHHSAHFISNLTN comes from the coding sequence TTGCCAATAGACATACATTCCTTAGTCCCCGCAAAATTTTTAACTCATCTGCTACAAATTGACTCTGCATTGAAAGGAGCAGGGTTCGAATGTTACCTTGTTGGTGGCTCGGTGCGTGACCTAGTCATGGGAAAAATTCCCAAAGAATACGACCTTACAACAAATGCAGAACCCAAACAAGTTAAGAAACTATTTCGGACAGTAATAGACACAGGAATTGAACATGGTACTGTAACAGTTGTTTTAGATAAAATCAATTACGAAATAACAACTTACCGAATCGACAAAGACTATTCTGATGGAAGACGGCCTGATCATGTGGAATTTGGTACTACTTTGTCGGAGGATTTGAAAAGAAGAGACTTCACTATGAATGCATTAGCATTCGATCTACAAACTGGACATCTTGTGGATGAACATTTGGGAATTAGGGATATTGAACTAAAGACCATTCGGACCATAGGAAATCCGATCCTACGTTTTACTGAAGATGGATTACGACCAATTCGTGCTCTACGTTTTGCAAGTACTTTGGATTTTTTGATCGAACCAGAAACAAAAAAGGCTATTCACGAAACAAAACATATTACAAAAAAAATATCATTAGAGCGATTCCAAGATGAAGTTCTCAAATCCTTTTTAGGACCCTATCCTTCTCGTATGATCCAGCTGTTAGCTGAGGAAAGTATTTTCCAAATTTTCCTTCCTAACCTGCCGCCACAATTGTTTCCAAATCATAATATTTTAAAAAAACTAGACCAAACTTCCAAAGACTTTATTGGAATCCAATTGGCATTGGCATTTTTTTCATTTTTGAATCAAAGCTCTTTAAAAGAATTAGAAACCATTCTTCGGACTTTAAAATTCTCAGGTCAGAATACAAAGGATTGTTTATTGTTCTTCGAATTTTTAACTAAGTGGGAAAAAAATCAAACAACTCCTAATATAGATGAATTTACAATAAAAAAAGAATATCTAGCGCCCGTTAAGCGACACTTCCAATCACGATTTTCGATCGATAATGAATTTATCTTTAAACTCAAACCAATTTTTGGGGAAATCACATCACAGATGGTTCGAATTTGGGAAGAAGAACCACCCCTTCTCCTCACGGATATGAAGATAAACGGGAACCATTTGGCCGAAACTTACCCCCAACTGGCAAAAACCAATTATGGAATGGTTCTAAATTATCTTTTAGATCTTGTCCTACACTCGCCTAAAGAAAATGAATATTCAAGACTATTGCATCACTCTGCTCATTTTATAAGCAATTTGACCAATTAG
- a CDS encoding Fur family transcriptional regulator, translating into MAGDPSQILKKIGLKVTKNREQVLSILQGSPRPLNHQEIMEKLPKEESWDRVTIYRALSDLEEKNLLNSLHSTDRVTYFELKSDGNHIVSAAHGHLICNVCGKIECIDDPWNGIPSAKHLKGFSTESVEIVFRGKCRNCQ; encoded by the coding sequence ATGGCTGGAGACCCTTCCCAAATTTTAAAAAAAATCGGACTCAAAGTTACGAAAAATCGTGAACAAGTTTTGTCCATTCTACAAGGATCCCCCCGGCCGTTAAACCACCAGGAAATTATGGAAAAACTTCCCAAAGAGGAATCTTGGGACCGAGTTACCATCTACAGAGCACTATCCGATTTAGAAGAAAAAAACCTTTTAAACTCTCTCCATTCCACAGATCGAGTCACCTACTTTGAGTTAAAGTCCGATGGGAACCATATTGTTTCGGCAGCACATGGACATTTGATTTGTAATGTATGTGGCAAAATTGAATGTATCGATGATCCGTGGAATGGGATTCCTTCCGCCAAACACTTGAAAGGTTTCTCCACCGAATCAGTCGAAATTGTGTTTAGAGGCAAATGTAGAAATTGCCAATAG